The Bactrocera dorsalis isolate Fly_Bdor chromosome 3, ASM2337382v1, whole genome shotgun sequence genomic interval ATGGCACCCGACACCCAGATACATACAAATCGTTGCAGTTTCAATAGTTGGAGCCCTACCAGAGTCTGCGATGCTATTACGAAAATAGGTCTGAGTAGTCACGAGGTCCATTATGTTGACTAATCGGTTCACAATTTCttctaaaattaatatatgattcatttgaaacatttttattagaaaattttgcaGATACCTGGAGAAATTTAATTCTTGTATGTAAAACCAATGTTCGGCTGCGTGCAAATTTACCCCTTCCTCAACAATCAATTTGTTGAAGGAAACTTTAAGAATTAACACTCCTGGATACCGCTTTAGAAGATTTTCATAATCCAGTAGTAATCTCCTGTGTTGTAGCTGATGAAGAACTAGTGGATATAGATTTATTCGTGCGTCTTTCATTAGCTCAACTAGTTGGATATCGtgatattttttcagttttgtatatcttcaattttcaatttgcaaacttttttttattttccgcaCCCAATTGAGTGGCATAAAGTTCACTAGAACTAAACCAACTTCTTACCATAGTTTTGGAAATATCAAGGGTTAACTTCAACATTGGTAGTTACCTAAGCATAATTTCGTCCCATGACCTTTgccaaaaatgttcaaatatctCCTTTcgcacatttttttaataaagagaaCAATGCCGAGAAGAACTTTTTACACAATAATTTGATGTGCACGCAGCTTTTATTTCTCGTGATTTCCTTTCGCAAAAATTTCCTTTCGATAAACCGCCATATTTTTTACCTTAcattcgattttttatattttcttttcttttgttaattttttttacaacctttccaattttaattatagtttttaaaagctttaattaTGGAACACATTTTATTCTTTCACAagacttttcgttttttttaattgtattataattttcagTATAAGAACTGGTGATTTACCAGCACCTTGAACataaccaataaaaataaacacaaacaataaataGAGAACGTAGAATTAATAACGTTCTCTGCAATAAGTCAAGGCTaactctaaataaaaaaaaaacaaatactctGTTCTTTTTACATGactgatgatacgttattttgtttaacgaaaTCATGCACTTGGTAcgttcttttgaatttttaacataacttGCTATGATCGCGGCAGCTTGTAATTTttgacacatatgtatgtaatatgataTGGTGATttgtaatcaataaaaaactcaattacaaatttttgatgataaacttttttggcattttaagTGACTATTAAACgacaaataatttccaaattaaATCTAAGAATCTATTACATTAAGAAAATGGGAAAGTGCTGCCAAACTTTAACATATTTTTCGTGACATCTGTTGGGCAGTGACCGtttcatttctttatttatagtGTCATCGTGCGTTCACACAAATCAAGTTTCTCTGATTTTTCTTCCCACTACGTTATGCGACACATAAACCGTGTTGCacagtacattttatttataaggtCGTTTCTTGAATGGCAAATTCAATTACCCTGGATGTGGAAGAGCAATATATagtatacccgcttttaatattttcaaggaaGAACTTAAGGCGGGGATTCGCTAAACGATCAAACTGTTTTGGGTAACCGCgattaatattttcaaggtaAAATTTGTACGGGAATTTTCTAATCTATTGGGGAGTATTAAGTACCCATATCTTTTTTACGCCAAaactttttctatttctttcaaaattcgTACAGTAATTACATTTATGTCTTTAAGTTCATTGATATTCGAGCTAAATCATTCGGGGTTAAAGAAGTAAATATGAATGCATCTTAACATTTTAGGTGAATATGTGTAAAAAGCGACtccattttttgaatttaatctATTCTCCGCgctaaatgttattaaataccTTTAAGAtcgttttttttacttattagccattttctatatatttctaCTTCATGTATGGatattatattaagaaaatttaaaacaaaattaaaatttccagaCATATCGTGCATATTCATTTGTAACCGACGCTTTTTCAAACACGAAatgaatttcaaaatgaaaagaaattttgaattgcGTAGCAGCGAACTATTACAAACCAGAAGCAGAGAaggtctaattttaatttaattttatctatatTAGACGTTCTCTGCTTCTGGCAGATATTAGAAGTTCTCTGCCAGAAGACAAAGCGTGACACACCAGCACGAAAAACACGCCGTTTCGGGTACAAAGGAGTTCGTGTGTGAACCGGCATATAGGCGCTATATAAATGCAGCACTGCGCAAATGTCAGTATTTGACATTCTCGCAATCGGAAGATGCATATTTTCCACTTTTGTTCGCCACTTTTAGCGAATTTCTCaatttatgtgtgtgttaagAGGAAAATCGAAACGAATTTTATGGCTGCTGTAAAATCTTCGTAGAGCTAGCACAGTAAagttatttcatatttaacaAGAATTCTACAAAAAGTGAACAATTGGAATATTACCTTTAACCTGGACGGAAAGCATATAATTGGAGAATTTGTTAGATTTGCATTTTCTAGTGAGCGTTGCTGAAGCCACATCTTGATAGTTGACATTAATTTGCAAAAGGAGGGGTAGTAGCATATTTGTTGAAGCGGTGGAGGAGCTGAAGCAGCACCAGCCGCGAAGGCAGGAACGACTTTTATATAAACGGCAGCGATCTAAGATTATGGATCACAAGAAATCTCCAGTAAGAAGACAGAAGCGACAATCCAAAGCGATCGAGGAGAATTTTTGGGACTGCAGCGTCTGTACGTACAGGAATACAGCTGAGGCATTTAAATGCCGTATGTGCGACGTGCGGAAAGGTGAGTGACCCCTTTACGAGTACGGACAATCATTATGGAAGTGTGTGTGCATCTcgatgtaaatatgtatgtattcaatatataccgcaaaagtcaatttattttcatcgaaacatgaataataattttaactacATATGCATTTCCGCATTTTTGATTAAAGTTCTGTTAATATTcacaaaagtataaatataaatgtgtgtaaagTTTTGTGTACCTATTAAGCTCATGCAGCGGTGCTATGTGCGGTATGTTTACAGAAGTAATGAGAAGCTGTAAAATGAGGCTGAGGCCAATCGCTTCGTTGCAATGTAGGCCGCACACAGCCAACTCAAATGGGACAGTGGCAGGCGGTGGCTAGAAATACAAATAagcgctttttttttgtttttactgtaGAAATGAggttatacatgtatattttcatacgtatgtatatacaaagagCAACTAGGTCGTTTGGATTGTTTCACACCGGGCGTTCGTTTTTTTGTTGGGTTGAGTATGCATTATCTACAATAACTATCAAATTGCTGCATTACTTCACAGAATTCGCTTGTGTTCTTTagctttattttagttttatctaTTTTCTGTTTCTGTATTCGGACCAGCTCAATGTTTTACAGTTGTTATCAATCAAATTATTTGCATATGTGAATATATTGATACcgtttgcatataaatatgtatgtatgcagatacATACAACCACATTTCATGGCCAACAAATTAGCCTCATCATACCTGGCAAGTTTCAATATTTAAAGGGTATCCGAGGGGCAGAAGGTTTCGTGTTTTTATGCACTGTTTATCTTTGTAGAATGCGAAAGTGTGAAAAGCAAATTCGGCGATAGTTTAGCGTGTAAAGGAATCCAATCAAAAACAGTAATTTCAATAATCAACTATGACGGCCTTCTCAAAGCAGCTGAGGTTCTAGTTTTATCTATATcgcaatttgtttgtttatgttattgtaGCTGTCGACATTAATTTTCTtgagatataattttttgattaatctAAATTACAGatgtatgcatttacatatatatgtttgtatatgtatgtatgtatttaaaaaaaataaaacctgGATAAGAAATAAGATCAGCTTATGAATAATTTATACCTCTATTTCTCTGAAagttaaatcaataaatttattttttccgaaaatccATTTTTACTAttcttaaattctttatttccaACAAAATAAGTTTTGGTATAAGAAACAACCTTattgtagtacatacatacataagattTCGAATCgtttattcaaatattattatttctcaCATTTTTGAAACCctaataatataagaaaattattgcAGGAACTTCCACACGTAAGCCACGACTAAACTCAGCACTCGTCGCGCAACAAGCTGCCACCTTACCCGGCGCATCAGGCACCATGCCAAACGGTACGAAATCCGCCTCGGGCTCACGGCACGGTACTGGTCatgataaaaacaaacataaaaagtaCCCAGCCCGTTTGAAGAACGTCGATCGCTCGACGGCACAAACGCGCGAAGTCACTGTGAACTCGGTGACAGTGTTCATTACAGAATATAAACCCAAACCGGTGGGCAGCCGACGCGAGTCCAGTGAACAAAGCTTTAGCGAAAGCAATGACTCACGGAGTTAAATTTTGTACGCGATCACACCGAAACGGCAaacaattaaattcaaatagtAAAGATAACATATAATTCAATAAGTTTATGAGGATTGACACAGTAATTGTAACTAGGACAAACACGGTTTTAGCTAATCaaggatatatacataaatatttgtaggatAGTATGTGGAGTTTTTTGTAAAAGCGATTTGCATATCGTTGCTGAGCACATTTAGCCACTATTGGCACGTGCCGGGAAGTCGGAGTACGGTTCTCTTTGTTGTAGCATTTTGTACGCCAACAAATTTCGTTTGATTATTTGCTAACGCAGCATATAAAACAATTGCTGTAGCACAGACTATGAGGGCTAACCTCTACTAAAATGCGCGTAATTCTGTGCAGCAACACTGCCTTCAGTTCTCAGACTAGAAGTTATAGCCAAGACATTTTTACACACTCAAATAGTAAAGtccttaaataaataaagttaaaagcaaacaaacaaaaaaaacacaatgaGAAAATAGCGATTAAGTACAGCGACCAATAcatgaataaaaaacaaaaaaataataataatagtaaaccAACAACACAACCATAAGAAGTTTAAACTACTTATCAACTTCCAATTAACTGCACTATTGCACTTCTTACAGAAAATACAATTACTCGTTGTCTATATGTTTGCAATTCCAAGTGTATTACAATGTATATGTTATTGAGAATAAGCCACAAAGCTTTGTTActactgttttttgtttatattttaactgTATTATTGTAAAGTTAGtgttagtttttaaataatcgaaattctacaagaaaaaaaacgaatattccacaaacgtattttaatttgtttagtttttagttCACAAACCTGTGAAAAATCAATGTAAATTGCATGCATAAGTAAATGATATAACAATTATGTAACACTAAGTCGTTGGAGCACAGCTAATCTAAGCAGTTATCAGAGTCCTTGTGCATATTTGTGCGACTATTGTAAATAATATAAGCATATactatatttgtttaattatacTGTAATAATTAAGTTGTaattaatgttgaaattttaaaatcatcgACCATGTGCAAAAGCTGAGAAACTTGACTATTTGTTAAACGGATACATTGTGTTTCCAATggaacaaataatttcaattatttatatttaaaataacataaatgCCGTACGTTAACGtcaatgtgaaaaattaaaaattttagtttatagTTAATATTAgttaatataaaatcaaaataagttTACAATAATTTATCCGAAATAAAATAGTTGTCATTTGAAACTGAAAACTTCGAAAATTAAaggtcaaatattaaaaaatattgtaaatgttcaaatttcacaaaattcaattttaattgttcaaaagtacttttttcaacttccgtTAGTTTAAATGATCtgtcaaaaatttaacaatactTAAAAATCTACAGCCAAATAATCAATTCGCTTACTGTGTTTTCACATacttcaacaacaacagtttgGAAATGGCCAGCTGATTCTTTTTAACTCGTCTTCGGCACTTGCCATttgcaaacataaatatatatatacaacccaccatacatacatgcacGTGCGTTCATTTAGAAGCACTCGAACAAAGCGTAATTAGCGAGCTAATTGAGAAATAGcgtaaatattttcgtttacaTAAAAAAGACTGATTATTCATATGTAATGCAAATGTGAATACTTAAGTTTTCCATTTAAGGCATTGTTATGTAAGCTATATGCGTCGAGCTCCTTAGCGGATTCTTATTTGTACgatcataaaattaaaaattaagtttaaaatatttgaaaatgtgcgattttataaattttgtattaaatctTATTAGTATTATTTCGTCACAGTGATTGCAAAGCGAAtacatgttaaatatattttattagtacatgcataatatataattaaaaaaaaattgtagctatttttttttatttaaacaattatcCCTTTAAATAAGCCTTAAGTTGGTAGCGTTTAAGTTGACTATTTTCTTTTGTAGCCGATAATTTGTTTAACAAGCACTTGCTGTACGTGTAAGAGCATATGTATGCGCGCACgcgtaaataaatttgttttttagttgaaaattttgtgttgcCTAATATATGAGACGTCAGCAGTCGCAACTGTTGAGCTTAAAGTTACCACAAGCGGAGCGTAATTTGTTTATAACAACATTATGTAAGTTTCTAAATTGGTATTAAAGCCCCTAATTTTTCAAtacgtttacatacatacatatgtatatgctatgtttgtaagtatgtaatagcttttctcgttttttgttttttgttatttttgagcTATAACATCGTTTTAAGAAATTTGTTCAAGCAGCGTTGCGCCACAATTTAATAGTGTTTATAAGCATGAAGTGACCTTGGAAGAATTcttcatttaaaataatagcTTAGCCTCGGCAGTGTTTTCTTTTTGACTTATAATCGGTTTTGAGTCTTttcaaattattgaaatttgtcTCGAATTATGCAAACGATTCGAcagcaaaatacaaaaacaacaaaaagcaaagaAACCCCAAATACACAAACAACGAACAACGCCGTCACTGATGGCTTCAAGAAATAGTGAATTTTTTACAAGCACACAAACTTGTATTTGTAACAGTACATTTATGtgcatgtatttatatgcaagtGTGTGCGCGTTATGGAATTTTGTATTGACATTTTTCTAATGGAAATTTTGCCTTTTCTAAAATAGCATTAAGTTTTGTAAACCAATAAAACAAGTATTTTATATCAAACCGATTTTGAAACCGATGCACTGAATGTGTGTGTTGAGTGTGTAACAGCCATTAGGGTTATATGTATTGAAATCACAAAACACGCAATAGACAGCAAGCCTTCAAAGCagttatttaaaacaaaaaaccaaaaacaaattaattaaaaatgaaaaaaacataagTTCGCTCATATTGAggaaataattattgtttttcagaAACACAACGGCACTCTTCCACTCACAGCACAAGCGATGAAAGTTTCTGGTGCATAAcagtaaaatacaaaattcgaaaataattgaaaatctgTTTTTTGTTGGATGAATCCTCGTAGCTACACACTTCTCCAATGAAATTTCTAGaaccaaaattaattttgcccGCGTTTTAAGCGAAcacattttatattcatatataaataggGCAAAAGTTAGTCATGCaattatataaagatttttaagACGAGCTAAAACCGAATTCCAGCAGAAATTGTAAGAAAATGAGTTGCTATGATTTCGTGTTTCTTTGAGACAAATTCGTTAAACTTATTTCGCTTACAACAAGCAATGCTATAACAATGTTTCTCGGCATTTAAATACCTACGTTCAAATAAGTTACTGTGTGGTTTTCGTTGTTCGTTTGGACACATTCTccacaaaactaaaattaaaaagaataaaacataaattagtGAATTTTGTTCCAATATAAGATTAAGAAACAACTACtgtatcatataaaataaaataataaaaaaaatcagttatgcaaattgtaattataattttaaatatatgggTAACATTATTATAAACTAAACATTAACTAAAAATTCAATATAACTCGTCTCTTGTTTTGCAAAAAGTTTTGTGGCACGAACGGTGAGTAAGTTCTCTAAGTAGGGGAAAGAACTCTTGGTAAGGTACATTTACGGCCCAAAGTTCGTAAGCCTACTGGATTATAATTGCTGGTATACTTATGCTGTAAActataacaaaattttgcattgCGTATGCCTACTGAAGTCagtatacattgtgacaaaaatagtaagactttgttcataattttaaaattcaattcaaaatctATATCCGCCTTCATACCAAAACACTTGTGCCaacttttttccaatcctcgaaacaaaTGTTAAgatcaatttccggaatagcctgcAATTGGCTCACACCGAGATAAATCAGTCGAGTACGTAGGTTATGggacgatattggttgaaaatttggcgaaaaactcacgaagaatcaatgcggTATGCGACGGTGCTTTACCGCGgtacaaaaaccaagagttgtcggcccataattccggcctctttttgtgaatagcttcgcgcaaacgacgcataatactgcaatagtatttcttgttgttAGTTGGCCGTCCCGTAGGAATTCAGACTGCACCATACCTCGATAGTCCAAGAAAAATGTCAACATGATTTTTAATCTGCACGTCAATTTTTCGACTTCGGCTacgatattcggtcgattgatcGTATGTTTCcgagcatagatccaagactccaAGACTTGAAATCCAAGTAGTCGGAAAGCACGTTagcgcgacgctgtttttcgaaaaaatttagtggttttagaaccaatcgtgcttCCACTATTCCTAGGCGCAAtggtttttcaaaatggttttcactcaTCCTTTCTATATTCCAACGATGGCGTTTCTCCAGTACCAcctcctttattttattgacgtgttgatcaacagttgatgttgatggccgtcctagACACGGTCAACGCGTTCTCTACCCTTTttgaataaacaaaatttattgcaacttctttgttgaataatttcactcatcctcaaaatcgccgaatgcactttatgtacttcagaaataCAAGCGTATACCAAACacaaatgattattttgatgtgactcTACGCACAGATGTTGGCTGTCATACCAATctagaaaaaaatgaatttccacgaatgggttttcgcgctaaattcaaattaaaaagtcttactattttttgcccactgtaatatatgtacatacggacagagtttgtccggaaagtaataggactgattttcttccgccacgACTGTACTTCGGGGCGcacgcgcaccgactggattcgttAGAGGGTATTCGTAACTAACGATCGAGCGGCTGGTCGGTTGTCTCCgaacacctggagagtcagaacaaacatcttcgcgcgacgtgtttctgtgaatgCGATTAAATTCTATGTGAAACCCGGTAAACACAGAgatgtttgatatgatcaagcagactTACCAGATGttactttagcaagaagtgtTGTATTTCGGTCGCAACAGGCCTTTTTGAAGGACCGGGAAGAGGTCCCTGATGAAGATCGTGCTGGGAGAcgtgcgacttcgacaaacaaaTGTGACTCATGTGCGCAAAGTATTGAACTCAGACCATCGACTAATCGTTTAATTGCTCAGATGTTGAACATGCGTCAGGTGTGCACGACGTTGGTCctaaaagtgctcactgacgaccagaaattgcgccGAGTGGAAGTGTGtcaagaaaatttgaatatgtgtgaaagtgacccccagtttttgaataacgtaaacAAAGGTGATAAGTCacggatctttgagtatgatccctgaaaaggccgatgaaaggcacacattttgagacgacatagggaatccaagcagcatgcacctcggctctcaatgCTATTCtgaagaatgccttccgtgacgccttcaatgctttgaaatcgtgctggcagcgctgcatcgacgcagaaggagcctattttgaaagtttttaaagaattatagggattgatgcaaaaatttttttaactcgactaagtcctattactttccggacaaacgctgtatgtatgtataaatgattgGCGTGATGAAACGACTCGTTTTAACCATCTCTGTCTGTCTCCATATGCGTGTACTagtccgtaaaattttgtgatatcattctgaaattttgctcacgtCCTTCTctttccaagaagctgctcatttgtccgaatatatctgccatacaaaatgaacgataAAATCAAGATCTAGCTTCGAtgcaaccaaaattaaaatgtttttatgatTAAGTACCGTCTGTGCATGCTGAACCTTGAGATAACTTAATGAAACTGTGCACACGATTTCCTTGGCAAAAAGGGAGGCAGAGTTCGCAGGTGGGCGAAATCGGAACACAACCAGGCCGACAAGATGCATTTAATCGAAAatctataaagtgccataacatagcacaaaattaagaaataaaattgtaattttgcaTAGAAAATCGCATTAGCAAGGGACATCTGTGGGATTGGCCCCGacttctaataagtttaatgtacatatctcctaaaccacttaagctaaaTCAACCAAAATTGCTGAGTGCAAATCTTATAAGTTTGCATAATTGCCATTGCTGAAATTGACGAAATTGCACTATAACCAACtctctacttcccatataacacaattttaaattccaactGATGTTTTCACAAAACTGTGTCCGAATACTACACCTGAAGTAGGCCACCTTAAGgccaaaaaatgtcaaaatgtcAAAACCACAACTGTTCAATACCCAGATAGTGAATATACTTACCTCAATACCTACACCGAACATTTAATCGAAAGTATCGATCATCCTTCGaggaatattattgaaattcggagCAAATCTTTAACTGATAACAGTGtgcctgtatgtcaaaaattgatTGAAGCGGATGAAGGcttctcttcataataaatgCTGAATTCTCTCGCAACATTTTCGAATATATAGTTTTGCTAGCACCCACGTATGCAGTATATGTGAAGTATTTCGCCTGCTTTGATCCTTGCCAGTTGTAAAAGTATCCATTTACAGCCGCACTTAgatcttccttacttgtttcactCTCCAGTATGCTAACAAGCTACAATGAATCTATCGGActaaactttgcacaaattgtgCCTTAATGGATACCATAAAACCTCTTTACTAAAAATGATCGAAATCTACGTAGAATCTGAGTAGTACTTCTCTTAGCCCTcacatacttaatataaaaatgttcaaaCTACCACATGATTCGGTCAATGAGTGAGTTAGTTTTGATGAAATTCACAGAGAAGCTCTGTCAAATAATAGTGTATCTTTGTTCTTGAAAGCACTAAAATCGGCTAAAATTTGCCCTAGCGGTCACGTAAATGATAAAAGATTCGCAAACATCCGATTGACTTAACACTTTATACATTAGTCAATATCAGCAGGTATATAAATGAAACTCAGAGAGAATTTTTTCTGGTCCTAATgcgataaaatatattttacctaatataaaaatttagctTAGCTTTACGCcgtatatatcggtcaatatgtaagacATCTTAGAAAAATTAAGTGGCAATATAGCAGTGGATATATTATAGCTTAATGCCGAAAATAAGCAAAATCGGTCCACGAATTTCCCCAGCTAGTTTTGCAAGCAGCTGAAGATATTTGCCGGGCTTGGATCCTCGCTAtttgtgagagtataaaatgtttggttttaCTCGAATTTAGATCTTCCTTAATTTACTTGGGATTTTCCAAATAATATTGTTTATACCAGAATTGCGGACATACCAAAAAAAGCAATATCCAGCTCCATTTTAAAGCATCATAATCGATCTTCCGCACTTTAGTACAGTAGTTTCGTATAGTCGCCCCTgccactgcgtatacgcaacctttAACTTGAATTCGCATGTTAGGTAAATGGCAGATTCTGACAAGCCGTCAACTGCGGAGCTTTCATTAGTAATAACTTTGTATTATAAACCAATAACATTATGCATGATTTCACCTAATACTTGCTAAAAGTTTCTCGCTCACTACAcgcacacgtacatacatacaacatagacgaatacatacacacaaacagctTAAGTAATTGATGAGGCAACCAATATCAGTGaacatttatcaaaatttaaagcTTCTGAAATGTGAAGGGGAAAATTTTTCATCCACAGGAGTAAGCAACCCTTTCATgctgaacacacacacacatgcatgcatgcatatatactGTAATATAACTACTCTTTCATTTGCGATTTTCATTACTTTCTGAAAGCAACGATATGATCTATTTCAGctattaaatttaacttaaagCCAACGAAATACAAGCATTTAGTCGGCAACACGCTCAGCCGCTCAGTCGCTCAGCTGTGTAGCTTACTATTAAAGTTTAAGGGTAGTAGGCAAGATTAAAGCAACCAGCCAGCTAAGCCAAAGTGGTGGCGGTCGGCCAGCGCGGGGACAGAGGCGAGCTGAGCAACATTTGTTGACGTATTGCAAagccatgtatgtatgtatgtatatgtgtgtgtgccttacAGGACtatgagagtgtgtgtgtggagttTTTTGTTGTCACTGCTGTGCGCTTTGTCTGCCTTTCTTTGTGGCACTCTGCGCCCGGTCTTCAGTGTTGTTGCTACTgatgttgccattgttgttgttgttttttgtccgTCGTTTGGTTCACTTTGCCTGTTCGCAGATAAATTACAAATTGTTTCGTTGGTTCGCCGTTCGTTTCAGTTTGCAGCAACTTTCAATTTTCAGTTGAGTTTCCTTCGCTTTGCGCCTTTGGAGCTGGTCCCGTTGTTTTGCTAATGCTGATGGTGCAACAACAAATGGCCGTTGCGATGGAGCGGTGGCATTCTTCCTTCTCCCGCCAAGAGCAAATAGTTTGCTCATAAGAAGCGCTAGAAACGCTGTAGCCGAATGTGTTGCCGTCCTGTTGCACGAGTTCCACGAGCTCGTCATTCTTGCCACTCACACGCTGACGCAGCTGCAtgtgatgtgtgtgtgtgtgtgccgccTTTCCCAACATTCAGACAAGTCCTGTCGCGCTGGTCCTCCTTCGTCcttcacaaacatacatacatgtgagtATGTCTGCATGTGTATGTGAGCAGTCGTTAGCTCTACTCTAAGCTTTGCTGCCAAGCCATTCATTTTGGTAGCCGCCATGTGCGCTCGAGTGTTGTTGGCACCGCTGTTGCCCGAATTCTGCCTGCATGCCGCCTGTCTCGTTGTACCCGCCGGTTTGGTGTTGGCGTTGTCGGCATCGCCGTCACTGGAATTTctctaaaaatgttaaaatttccgAACGAAAAATCTGACAAACAAAATgaaggcacacacacaaactcatTCGCATTGTAAGAATTCAGATGCTGATCCCAGTCGCCCCAACACCTTACTCTTACACCGAACATGAAATTCACCCTGTAGTACATTTAGGAAGACATCGAAACCGACGAGGAGT includes:
- the LOC105227683 gene encoding YY1-associated factor 2 — protein: MDHKKSPVRRQKRQSKAIEENFWDCSVCTYRNTAEAFKCRMCDVRKGTSTRKPRLNSALVAQQAATLPGASGTMPNGTKSASGSRHGTGHDKNKHKKYPARLKNVDRSTAQTREVTVNSVTVFITEYKPKPVGSRRESSEQSFSESNDSRS